A genome region from Candidatus Acidiferrales bacterium includes the following:
- a CDS encoding glycoside hydrolase family 3 N-terminal domain-containing protein — MADWIARLCGTDACALLLLAATLTTAFQLARAESPKTAQGKLAASNEKWVRNTLRKMTLEQKLGQMIVVGYFGEFMNVESPPYRRLTDLVERGQVGGVIVTARRGPLGVERSQAYPTAALANQLQRRARVALLIAGDFERGTSQRILEGTSFPHAMALAAGGDPQAAYEMGRTTALEARALGVHWVFAPVADVNVNPDNPIINVRAFAENPVPVAQFVAAFVRGAQEAGTLATAKHFPGHGDVTVDSHLDLAVVDRDRQRLEAVELVPFRAAIEAGVGSIMTGHLAVPALDPDRRTPATLSRPVLTDLLRREMHYDGLIATDAMDMAGVANQWPPGEAAVRAVLAGADVLLLVEPESVLPALAEAVQSGRIPPERVDASVTRILRAKARLGLNKNRLVDLEKLNTVFGRPEYRLAAERMAERGVTLVRDEPHLVPLDSTKPLRLLLLAVSADPDPYPAEILERELRSRTDQLQVLRCDTRFVNARSLRLPEASDYDVALIALFVRVMDRKGSLGLPPEQSELVTRLLAAGKPTVVALLGNPYLAQAFSSAPTVLLTFSHVDVAERALARALFGQSAIAGKLPVSIPGVASAGHGWERAGSAMRLSPAPAETEARLQPVYRLLGGAVAERVTPGGILAVGWKGSVAVHPFGKLTYDANAAAVTPDTIYDIASLTKVVGATTLVMQFVESGKLQLDAPLSRYLPEWLLPRLREEASVRGVPAGEDRAWREQVTLRRLLTHSSGLPAYKEFFLDAKNRAEIVKRTLATPLAYQPGTKSVYSDLGVILLGEVLARVSGRSLGDLFREQIFLPLGMSTTMFNPPKSLLKRIAPTELDQKLRKRTVHGQAHDENAYVMGGESAHAGLFATAGDLAAFCQMMLNGGIYGHQRLLRRSTMEEFTRRQGPGDSTRALGWDTASPESSSGHFLSSRTYGHTGFTGTSIWIDPAKELFVVLLTNRVHPTRENEAIRQLRPRVADAVVEALGLKP; from the coding sequence ATGGCTGATTGGATCGCTCGCCTTTGCGGAACGGATGCATGCGCCCTTCTGTTGCTGGCGGCGACCCTCACGACCGCCTTTCAGCTCGCCCGCGCCGAGTCCCCAAAGACTGCCCAGGGCAAGCTTGCCGCCAGCAACGAGAAATGGGTTCGCAACACCCTGAGAAAAATGACGCTCGAGCAAAAGCTCGGGCAGATGATCGTCGTCGGCTATTTCGGCGAATTCATGAACGTGGAGAGTCCCCCTTATCGCCGGCTGACGGATTTGGTCGAGCGGGGGCAGGTGGGCGGAGTGATCGTTACCGCCCGCCGGGGGCCGCTCGGGGTGGAGCGCAGCCAGGCCTATCCGACGGCCGCTCTGGCGAATCAGCTCCAACGGCGGGCTCGCGTCGCGCTGCTCATTGCCGGCGATTTCGAGCGCGGCACCAGCCAACGCATTCTTGAAGGAACCTCGTTTCCTCACGCCATGGCGCTGGCTGCCGGCGGCGACCCGCAAGCAGCCTATGAGATGGGCCGCACGACAGCGCTCGAAGCGCGGGCGTTGGGCGTGCATTGGGTCTTCGCGCCCGTCGCCGATGTCAACGTGAACCCGGACAACCCCATCATCAATGTTCGGGCGTTCGCCGAAAATCCCGTACCGGTCGCCCAATTCGTCGCCGCCTTTGTCCGCGGCGCCCAGGAAGCGGGCACTCTCGCCACCGCCAAGCATTTTCCCGGGCACGGGGATGTCACGGTGGATTCTCACCTCGACCTTGCTGTCGTGGACCGAGACCGCCAGCGGTTGGAGGCAGTCGAGCTGGTTCCCTTCCGTGCCGCCATCGAAGCCGGGGTTGGTTCCATCATGACCGGTCATCTGGCCGTGCCAGCGCTCGACCCGGACAGGCGGACGCCGGCTACTCTCTCTCGTCCGGTGCTCACCGATCTTTTGCGCCGGGAAATGCATTACGACGGCCTGATCGCCACCGATGCGATGGACATGGCCGGGGTAGCGAACCAATGGCCTCCGGGGGAGGCAGCGGTTCGCGCCGTGCTTGCCGGCGCGGACGTGCTTCTGCTGGTTGAACCGGAGAGCGTTCTCCCGGCGCTCGCCGAGGCGGTTCAATCCGGCCGCATCCCGCCTGAGCGAGTGGATGCTTCAGTAACGAGGATTCTGCGGGCGAAGGCGCGGCTGGGCCTGAACAAAAATAGGCTCGTCGATCTCGAAAAACTCAACACCGTGTTCGGCCGGCCGGAGTATCGCCTGGCGGCTGAGCGCATGGCAGAGCGCGGCGTGACCCTGGTCCGGGATGAACCGCATCTCGTGCCGCTCGATTCCACCAAGCCCCTACGGCTTCTCCTCCTGGCCGTTTCCGCCGACCCGGATCCCTACCCGGCGGAAATTCTGGAGCGCGAGCTGCGCTCGAGAACCGACCAGTTGCAGGTCTTGCGTTGCGACACTCGGTTCGTAAACGCTCGGAGCCTTCGTCTGCCCGAAGCGTCCGACTACGACGTGGCGCTGATCGCCCTGTTTGTGCGGGTGATGGACCGCAAGGGCTCGCTCGGTTTGCCTCCTGAGCAGTCCGAACTGGTCACTCGCCTTCTCGCCGCCGGAAAACCAACCGTGGTCGCGCTCCTCGGCAATCCTTATCTCGCTCAGGCATTTTCTTCCGCTCCCACTGTGCTGTTGACCTTCAGCCACGTGGACGTGGCCGAGCGCGCCCTGGCGCGCGCTCTTTTCGGGCAGAGCGCAATCGCGGGCAAATTGCCCGTCAGCATACCCGGCGTCGCCAGCGCGGGCCACGGGTGGGAACGTGCCGGGAGCGCCATGCGACTTTCGCCCGCTCCGGCAGAGACGGAAGCGCGTCTTCAGCCCGTTTATCGTCTCCTGGGCGGCGCCGTCGCCGAGCGGGTCACGCCGGGCGGAATTCTGGCAGTTGGTTGGAAGGGCTCGGTGGCCGTGCACCCGTTCGGCAAGCTGACCTATGACGCAAACGCTGCCGCTGTGACTCCGGACACGATCTACGATATTGCCTCTCTGACGAAAGTCGTCGGAGCCACGACGCTCGTCATGCAGTTCGTCGAGTCAGGCAAACTTCAGCTCGACGCTCCTCTCAGCCGTTATCTGCCCGAGTGGCTTCTCCCGCGGCTTCGGGAGGAGGCTTCCGTCCGGGGGGTTCCGGCAGGGGAGGATCGAGCGTGGCGAGAACAGGTCACTCTCCGCCGACTTCTCACGCATAGCTCGGGCCTTCCCGCCTACAAGGAGTTCTTTCTTGATGCCAAGAACCGCGCCGAGATCGTGAAACGAACTCTGGCCACACCCCTTGCCTACCAGCCCGGCACGAAATCGGTTTATAGCGATCTCGGCGTGATTCTCCTGGGCGAGGTTCTGGCGCGCGTTTCCGGCCGCTCGCTCGGTGACCTGTTCCGAGAGCAAATCTTTTTACCTCTGGGGATGAGCACGACCATGTTCAACCCGCCCAAGTCGCTTCTCAAACGCATTGCGCCGACCGAATTGGACCAAAAACTGCGAAAGCGAACGGTTCACGGCCAGGCGCACGACGAGAACGCTTATGTGATGGGCGGCGAATCCGCCCATGCCGGACTGTTCGCCACTGCCGGCGATCTTGCCGCCTTCTGCCAGATGATGCTGAATGGCGGGATCTACGGTCACCAGCGACTCCTCCGCCGGAGCACCATGGAGGAGTTCACTCGCCGGCAAGGACCCGGGGATTCGACCCGCGCTCTCGGTTGGGACACTGCTTCGCCTGAGTCCTCCTCCGGCCATTTCCTCTCCTCGCGCACCTATGGCCACACGGGCTTTACCGGAACATCCATCTGGATCGATCCGGCGAAAGAACTGTTTGTCGTGCTTTTGACCAACCGCGTGCATCCCACACGCGAGAATGAAGCGATCCGGCAGCTCCGGCCGAGGGTCGCCGATGCCGTCGTGGAAGCGCTCGGGCTCAAACCATGA